The DNA window GAATTTCCTTAGCCTCAGAATCCGACAGCTGCGGTTCTATATCTTCTGTAATTCCTGTTAGGACTTTTAGATTTTGCTCTACTGTGAGAATATTTTTATTGATCTCTACCTTATCATTGTTCAGCTGAATAACGATACTTTGTAATCTTACCTCGTCTTTAAGTGATACATTTCCTTTTGCAGACTGTACTTTGTAAGCACTCAGAAGCTCTTTCATGTATCCCAACTGCTTGTTGGTGTTTTCCAGTTTTAATTTTTCAAAGTAAAGATTGTAGTAAGTGGTGTGTAATTGTGTTTTAAGATCAACTAAAAGTTGAGAAAATTGAAATTGTGCCAGTTCCTTATTCGATTTCGCAAAAGCAATCTCATTCTTTTTCTTTCCACCCATGTAGATCAGCTGAGTTACCTGTGCCCCTTTAGCGTTTCCAACATCAAATACTTTTTTCTTTTCAGGATTATAAGCATTGATTTGTCCACTTAGTTGCGGCAGTTCCCAGATCTTGGCCTGTAAAATATCAGCATCCGCCATATTGATATTATACTGTTGGGCGAGAAGTTGAAGATTATTCGTCTGGAAAGCATTTTCACAATCCAGGAGTGACATTTTCTGTTGTGCTGTCATGAATGAGGAAATGACAACAAACAGTCCTGCAATTTTGTTCATTCTTTCAATTTTATGATACAAAAGTGCTAAGACACGATTAAAACGAACTTAAATGAGGCTTAAAAAAAAATTAAATTTTAGTTTTTGAAGGTAACACTAAACTTGTTTACGTTTTCTAATGGTGAAGAATAAATGATATCAGCTCCGTGGTATTCTAAAATTCTTTTTACAATACGAAGTCCTAATCCGGAGCCGGAAATATGCTGGGAATTGTGTCCCCGCATAAATGCCTCAAATAGTTTTGACTGCTCATCCTCTGAAATAGTATTTCCATGAGAAATAACATCCACAATCAGTTTTGAAGTAGTTTCTGTAATAAGAACATCCACTTCAGTATTATCTGAATATACCGCTGCATTTTTGAACAGGTTGATAAACACGATATCTAGCAATGATTGTATTCCTTTAATGGTTAATAGTGCTTGTTCTGAAGTTTCTTCAGAAATTAAAAAATCCATTTTCAGATCCGGATAACTTTTTTCTACGGTTTCAAAGGAACTGAATATAACTTCATCAATTCGTACTTCCTCATACAAACTCTGAATATTCTCTTTGTCAAATTTGGTAAGAAGCAGCAAGGAATTGGTCAGATCAGACAACTGATATACATCTTTCTGAATCTGTTTTAATGAAGATAGTGTCTCAGGAGAATGTTTTTCAAATTTAATCAGATTCTCCAACTGGAATGCCATCCTTGTGATGGGGGTTCTTATTTCGTGCGAAGCGCTCGCTGTGAAATCTTTTTGAGATTGAAATACGTCATTTAGCCTTACAATCATCGTATTGAATGACTGTGCCAGAATGCTAATCTCGTCTTGAGATTCTTGTACGGGAATTTGTGTAGTCAGTTTGTGGGCTGTAACTTCGGATATTTCTTGATTCAATTCTTCTAATGGACGAAGAAACTGTCCCATAAAATAGTAACTGAAAAGACCAATCAAAAGTGTACTCATCACATAGGCAGTGATAAGTAGATATTTTAAATAGTTCAACTTTGATTTCCCATTGCTGTCAAAAGCGCTGGTGAGAATATAGTAATTTTCTCCACGGATGTTTTTTAATGCTGCATATATTTCAGGAACTGTCTTTTCTGTATAGATCATTTTTTTCTGATCCAGCTCCTTTAATAAAGCGGCGTCCCAGGTGACATTCCGATCTTTTATGGTACTGTAGATCAACTCCTTTTCCGCATTAAAGATCAGGATCTTTTCATTAAGAAGGATATTATCCGAATTTTCATTAAAAAAAATGGGTGCTTCCCTTTCAAAATCTTTAGATTCTGAGATAAAATGAGATGTAAATTCTAACCTCTGTCTGAATCTCTCTTTAAATTCATCTCTTCTAAAATCATTAAAAGACATGTATATTATAACCATCACAATACCGAAAAGTAATGAGAAGGCAATACTTAAATTTAAAGCGATCTTCCTTTTTAACGACATTTATAGTGGGCTTAAGTAATATCCAAATCCCGATCGGGTATGAATAAGTTTAACTTTAAAGTCTTTATCTATTTTCTTTCTTAAAAAATTGATGTATACCTCTACGGTATTCGTATTGGTATTAAAATTATGCTCCCAAACATGTTCTGTGATCTGTTGCTTGGAAACCGTCCTTCCCTGCGCTTCGGCCAGATAGGCCAATAATTGAAATTCTTTCAAAGTAAGGGTAATTTCATTTCCGGCTCTGAAAACTTTTTGCTCTGTTTTATTAATGATAAGATCATCAATCCGTACAATTTCCTGATCTGAAGTATCTACAGGCATTTTTCTTCTCAACAGAGAATTTACACGTAAAAGCAATTCTTCAAACTGAAAAGGCTTTACAAGATAATCATCCGCAAGTCTTGTGAAGGCATCTTTTTTATCAGAAAGATCTCCGTACGCCGAAATAATGATAATGGGTGTATTTTTATCAAAAGAACGAATCGTCTGGCAGACATCCAACCCGTTTATCTTGGGAACATTAATATCAAGAAGATATAAATCGTAAGAATTGTTTTTTATCTGGCGAAGGAAAGTTTCACCGTCATAAATTTTATCACAGGTAAAATGATTTGATTCCAAAAATTTACAAAGTTCAGCTGAGAGAATAAGATCGTCTTCTAATAAAAGTATATTCATCAAAAAATATTTATACGAATTTAACGAAAATTTTTATGATTGTTGATTAAAATCATCAACAGATGATTTATATGTTTCTTTGAATTTAATTTATTTCCAAAAAAAAATCCCGAAAGAATCCGGGATTATTACGAGAGCCAACTACGGGACTTGAACCCGTGACCTCTTCCTTACCAAGGAAGCACTCTACCGCTGAGCTAAGTCGGCATTAAGCAAAAAAATCACACTAAAAGCGTGATTTTCTTTGAGCGGAAGACGGGGGTCGAACCCGCGACATTCAGCTTGGAAGGCTGACGCTCTACCAACTGAGCTACTTCCGCAATTTTGTTTCCAAAACTATTGGTAAACGCTGTGCAAATCTATAAAAAAGCTTTTAAATTTGCAAGTCTTTTTTCTAATATAAAATGTGGGAAGAGCAGGATTCGAACCTGCGAAGCCGAAGCAACTGAGTTACAGTCAGTCCCATTTAGCCACTCTGGAATCTTCCCTCATGTTTTATATTAAATTGAGCCTCCAGAGGGATTCGAACCCACGACCCCGAGATTACAAATCACGTGCTCTGGCCAACTGAGCTATGGAGGCAATTTAAACTTTCTGAAGCTTTTCGAAGACTCTATCTTAAGCTGTATCAGGTTTAAAAAAAATCACGCCTTATGGTGTGATTTTACTGAGCGGAAGACGGGGGTCGAACCCGCGACATTCAGCTTGGAAGGCTGACGCTCTACCAACTGAGCTACTTCCGCAATTTTGTTTCCAAAACTATTGGTAAACGCTGTGCAAATCTATAAAAAAGCTTTTAAACTTGCAAGTTTTATTTTCAATATAAACAGTGGGAAGAGCAGGATTCGAACCTGCGAAGCCGAAGCAACTGAGTTACAGTCAGTCCCATTTAGCCACTCTGGAATCTTCCCTAGTTTATATTAAATGAGCCTCCAGAGGGATTCGAACCCACGACCCCGAGATTACAAATCACGTGCTCTGGCCAGCTGAGCTATGGAGGCATATTTTAAAAAGAATTCAAAAGATCACTGTTCCCTTTTTGCGAGTGCAAATATAGAACGGATTTTTTGAATTCTCAAATTTTTCGTTAACTTTTTTAAAAGTTTTTTCTATGCGGTTTCTTTTTTCTTGATTAATAGCTTCTTAGCAGTATCAACACATAGATCCAAACTCTCTTCAAAACTTACACTTGTCTTTTTTACTACGATATCGTCTCCTGGTACGGCCAAAATAATCTCGGTCGTTTTATTCGATTTATCCGAATTATTTTCAACTTTCAGGAATATTTTACATTCATGAATTTTGTCATAAAAGGTTTCAAGTTTGCTTACTTTTTTTTCGATGTGTGATTCTAATGGTTCGTGTGGAGTTAAACCAATTGATTGTACTGTGATCTTCATAATTCTTCTTTTTTAGACGCTCTTGGATGAGCCTGATTAAACACTTTTTTCAATTGTTCAATATTAGCATTTGTATAGACCTGCGTACTTGCAAGACTGGAATGACCTAATATTTTTTTTACTTTAGAAATCTCTGCCCCATTATCTAAAACGTGTGTAGCAAAGCTATGTCTCAGAATGTGAGGACTTCTTTTTTGCTTTGAAGTTATAAGACTAAGGTACTTATTTACGACTACATAAACAAACTTTTCCGACAGTTTTTTACCCTTCTTATTGACGAAAAAATAGGATTTATATTCTTCATCAGGTTTTCTTAATTCTAAATAACTTCGAAGTAAATGTGTTAAATCTTCAGCTATGGGAACATATCTTTCTTTATTCCCTTTACCTATAATTTTCAACTCATTTCCATCTAGGTTTACATTCTCAAATATCAAGCCACAAAGCTCCGCTTTACGAATACCTGTCTGATATAAAACCTCTATGATACAATGGTCTAAAACATCATGCCCATCTTCAAAAAATGCATTATCAAGCACTTGCATTTCTTCCTGAGAAATAGGAATCTGTTTTTCGGCGTAAAATTTAAGTGAAGAAATACTTTCTGTGGGTGAAACTTTAATTTCACCAATCTTTAAAAGAAAAAGATAAAAGCTGCGAAGTGAGGAAAGTTTTCTGTTGATACTTCTCTTGGAGATATTATTTTCGCTTAACGCAACTATAAAATTCCGGATTACTTTTTTATCAGCTTTGGAAATATCTTCAGAAGATTCTGTTTTAAGGAAGAAATAAGAAAAATCTTCAAGATCTTTTCTATAACTTGTAATAGTATGAGGTGAATACCTCTTTTCGAACTCTAAATATTCTAAATACTTATTCAGCATCACGTCTGGAGTGAACATAAAAAATTCACTCCTCAAATATAAGTATTTAAGAAGTGAATTTAGTATTTGTTTAAGAAAAATTTCTTAAGCCTGCTCTTCTTTGCTAAGTGCTCTTTGCTTGTAAGCAGCTTTTAACTTAGATTGTCTCAAAGTTACAGAAGGCTTGATAAACGCTTGTCTTGATCTCAATTGACGAACTGTACCCGTTTTATCAAATTTTCTTTTATATTTTTTTAATGCTCTGTCGATGGATTCACCATCTTTTACTGGAATTATTAACATATATTACATCTCATTTTGGATTGCAAAACTAGGACTTTTTTTCTTAATGTGCAAAATTACTCTCAAATTATTTTACATTTTTTATACGAAAACCAATTGTAACACCACTCAAACCTTGATTTTCTTAAAAACAGTAAATTGGAACATTGCTTTAAAACCTCCCAAACAGAGATCATTCAAAGGCATCGTTAAAAAACCGTTCATATTTGAACAAAAATCCTTACTTTTGCATTCACTTTAACATGGGGTTGACTGGTTTCGACAGCAAGACCAATGGGTAAGTAAGCATGCAGAGAACCGTAGCGCGATCTCTTAAATCCCTTGCTACAAAATTTTAACTGGCAACGAAGAGTTCGCTCTTGCAGCTTAATATCGAAGTTTAGTAGATTCAAGCGCTTTCCCGAAGATTTCAGTAGGGAAGCAAGATGTCTCACAAATGCTCTGTTTTGCGGCGTTTGATCCTGAGATATAGGAATGCAAAAATAAGGTTTTAGATACTTTGGCTAAAACTCGAAAACCTCAGAAGATAAGCTGGAAGTTGGGTGTCTGCTCTCTGCCTCCAGTCGAAAACCAATAGTAGAATAAGCATGTAGAAATCTTATGTATTGCTTGTTTGGACGAGGGTTCGAATCCCTCCAACTCCACTAAAGATACAGCTCCTCGTAAACATTGATTTACGAGGAGTTTTTGTTTCAAAAGACAGAAACAAGTGCAATATCCCGCTAAAAATTACTGATCATAACAAGGTCAACTGCCTTAAATTAATATTTTCAACATATAAATATTATTGAGGATTTTATTTTAAAATAACCCAAAAAAGGCAGTTTCTAATAAAAAAAATCATAATAATATGTTTTTATTATAATAATTATGCAAATTTAATTACTTTTATAGCTATTTATATTTTGAATTAAAAATTCCATAAATCAGGATTTTTTTTCATTTTACGAAATAACACCACCAAACACCATATTAAATATATTAACTATGAAAATTAAACAATTACTTTATCTGGGGATATTTATTTTATCCATTTCCCTGGGAAAGGCACAGGATTTTTTCACCACGATCAGTGAGAGATCCATTAAAGCAGACCCAAAAAACAGAACGGTTCAACCCGAAAAATCATTGACGTACACATTGAATGTGTCTGGAATGAAAAGCTATTTCAATTCGGTTCCGGAACTGAGAGACAATGAGCGTAAAGACAACGCACCGATTATTGTCCTGCCTATGCCTGATGGGACGAAAGCAAAATTCAGAATCTGGAAGTCTTCAGTAATGGCTCCTGAACTGGCTCAGAAATTCCCTCAACTGGTTACTTTCACAGGACAGGGCGTTGATGACCAATATGCTACTATAAAATTGGATTTTACAGAGTTAGGGTTTCATGCTCAAATAAAATCTGTAATAACTGGTGATACCTATATTGATCCTTATGCAAAAACTAATATCAATGATTATATTGTTTACAAAAAGAGTGATTTAATTGATAGAAATCCAAGAATTTGCGGAACAAAAGACGAGGAAATAACACCCGAAAAAAAAAGCGTTCAGAAAAGCGTTACTCCAAGCGTAGGTACTCAAATTAGAATTTTCAGATTTGCAGTAGCTTGTACCGGTGAGTATGCAAAGGCTGCAACAGGATTAGCTACACCTACAGTTGCTCAAGCCCTGTCTGCCATCGTAACCTCCGTAAACAGAGTAAATGGAGTATACGAACAGGAAGTAGCTGTAAGGTTGATATTGGTTCCTACTGAAACCAATGTTATCTTTACCAACCCTACTACAGACCCTTTTACAGGCAATAATGATGCATATACCTTAATAGATGAAAGTCAGGCACAGATTGATGCACTAATAGGAAATGCCAATTATGACATAGGACATACCTTCAGTACGGGAGGTGGCGGACTGGCCGGATTAGGAGTGATCTGCAGCACCGGTAACAAAGGAAGCGGCATTACCGGATCATCCAATCCTGTTGGAGATCCTTATGATATCGACTATGTTGCCCATGAAGTTGGACATCAGTTCGGCGGTCCTCATACTTTTAATGCAATAACAGGAAATTGTGCAGGAAACCGCAGTGCTTCAAATGCTGTAGAACCGGGAAGCGGAGTTACGATCATGGCTTACGCTGGTATTTGTGGTTCTGTAAACGACCTTGCACCAAACAGTATTCCTACTTTTCACACCAAATCATTCCAATCGATCACCACGAAAGTTCAATCAACAACATGTCAGGTGACAACGCCGGTTGCCAATACAGCTCCTGTTGTGAATGCAGGAAATGATTACACCATTCCTAAAGGAACTCCGTTTAAGTTAACAGGTTCTGCTACGGATACACAAAATAATGCACTTACCTACTCATGGGAACAAAATGACGTAGGACCTGCAGGAAACTGGAATGCTCCAACTGGAAATGCTGCTATTTTCAGATCATTTGTCCCTGTCACTGTTCCTTACAGATATTTCCCAAAAATTACTGATGTAATTAATAATACGGTGACCAGAGGAGAGATCTTGCCATCTTATGCAAGAACCATGGAGTTCAGATTAACGGTTAGAGATAATAACCCAGGCTGTGCAGGGGTTGCAAACGATGATGCAATAGTTACAGTGGATGGAAATTCTGGGCCATTTACAGTTACCGCACCAACAACTGCTGTAACATGGACGGGCAATACTACTCAGACCATCACATGGAATGTAGCGAATACAACTGCTGCACCTGTGAGCTGTGCGAATGTAAGTATTTTACTTTCAACAGACGGAGGTCTTACTTATCCTACCACAATTATCGCTTCTACTCCAAATGATGGTTCAGAGACGATTATAGTTCCTAATGTAACTACAGCACAAGCAAGAATTATGGTTGCAGGACAGGGTAATGTGTTTTATAATATTAATCCTGTTAATTTTGCGATTGATAAGGTATTAGGTGTTAGCGAAGTAGTAGGAAGTAAAGATGTATTTGTAGTATATCCTAACCCAAGTAAAGGACTTCTGAATATTAAATTTACCAACTCCAATGAAAACTACGACATCATGGTATATGATGCAAGCGGAAGAGTAGCATTCAGTAAGCTGAATAATACATTAGACGCTGGCAAGGTGGGCACTTTCAATTTAGCTCACTTAATGACAGGAGATTATGTGATTAAGATTAAAACTAAAAATATGGAGAAATCCGTAAAATGGGTTAAAGAATAAGAATATCTAAATCCATCAGTTTAATAAAAAAAGGTTGTTTTCATTGTAAAACAACCTTTTTTATTTTTATAATTAAATGATATAAAACCCATTGGATCATCAATATCAGTTAGAAACGAAACACTATTTATTGAAACCTTTTCACAAGCCACTTCCGTACAGGCACATCATAAAATCTCATATACAAGTAAGCCAATATAATAGAAATAACGACAGTCAGTAAACCAAAAATCCATGATCGGGGTTCTGCCAATGTATGTTTTCCATTGGCAACCCATGCATAATAAGTGTATGCCAACGGAAAATGAGTAATATAAATAGGATATGAAATATCACCCAGCCACTTACAGAATTGATGGGTATTTTTATTTAAAATTTTCCCTCCTGCTCCCAGTAAAATAACCACCGGAAATAAAATCATTAATGCAAAGCATTCATATAAAGCATTCTGCCAATGAGCATCATTTCCCCCCAGTCGTGGAATAGCCAATATGACCATCAATAAAACACTTGTGGTAAAAAAAGCATTTTTCGTCAATTTCAATTTGGCCGCTCTGGCTAAAAATATTCCCATTAGAAATGGAAAGGCCAACCTTATGAAACCAATTCTCAACTGCTTGGCATCATCAATAGACCAACCTCCGATTATATCGCCACTGGGATTAGTGAATGCATAATGAATGGTAAATGCTGCCGAAACCAAAACTAAGATCCCTAATACGATTTTTGAAACCTTCCGTAAAATCAGGGCGTAAAAAATATTCGCGATGTATTCATAAAATAATGACCAAGCCGGACCATTCAGTGGATGCATTTCATTCCAACCTCTGATATCAAGACCCTTTCCTACTGGAATTACCGTCATTCCAATGAACATTACCAACAAGAGCTTCCATACCGGAGTTGTTGAAATACCACCCCATCCCATTCCTTCCGAGTGTTGGAAATAAAATAAAACTGCTCCTACCAACGAGCCAATAATGATCATAGGCTGCAACCTTATCAAACGGCGTATAAAAAAATCTTTCATTGTCATCTGACCCCATCGGTTATCATAGGCATAGCTGATTACATAACCCGATAACATAAAGAAAAAATCTACCGCTAAATAACCGTGATTAATAATCTGTTTCGTATGATCACCATTCGAATACACTTCAAAAATATGAAAGAATACCACCATAATGGCAGCTACTCCACGTAATCCGTCAAGAATTTCGTAGTGAGGTTTAGAAGAGGAAATGGGTAAGGTTGAGCTCATATATGGATTATAAAATTTGATACAAAAATATAGGTTCGTAGTTTAAAATACTTGTTCTATATTTTTTAATCATTGTCTTATATTTACATAATTGATTTTATTATCATATAAATGAAGCAAAATTTAAAATATTATCCAAATATCAAAACCAAGAGGTTTCACTTTGACCATGTACATATCAAATGGGATCAACAGGTTCCACTCCACCAACAGGAAACGTGGGAACTGTCTTATATCATCACTGGAAGCGGAGCCAGAATTATTGGCGATGTCGTGGAAAATTTTTCAAAAGGCGAGATCATATTGATTCCACCTAATATCCCACATTGTTGGTCTTTTGATGAATCTGTTCATGACCGTGAAGGCAAAATTGAAAACATTACCATAGTTTTTGAAAGTGACTTCCTGAAAAACTGCACCCTGATTTTCCCTGAGCTATTTACTGCTATTTCTGAACTTCAAAACAATGAAAATGCAGTTTCATTTACAGGAGAACCCTTACAAAAACTTCAGGTTTTAATGACTTCAATGATTCATCAGAATGATATTGAGCGGATATCTTCCTTCATTATATTATTAGAGCTGATTTCCTATTGCAAAGACATGCGGATTGTTGGAAGACCAATAACTGAAAATAAACAGGAAAAGAAGCTACAGAAAATACACCTCTATATCCTGAGTAACTTCCAACGAAATATCACTCTGGAAGAAATTTCACAATCTGTGGGTATGCAGAAATCTTCATTTTGTGTTTTCTTTAAAAGAATGACCGGAAAATCTTTTTTCACTTATTTAACCGAATTCCGGATCGAATCATCATGTCAAATGCTATTAAAAACAAAACTGTCCGTGAAAGAAATCTGTATAGCATCGGGTTTTAGTGATATTCCTTATTATAATCGGGTTTTTAAAAAGATCAAAGGGATGAGTCCGGGTTATTATAGGAATAAATATCACTAGTACTGTGTTCTACTTTTGTAATTAAAAGTCCTTACATGATGACTTTCATTAACCATCCCTATTTGGATACGAGCAAGATGATTGCCCCAGAAGATATTTTAAAAATCCAGGAAAGAATTTTCCTGGATTTTCCTTTTCCAATATTTGTAAATCACTGAAAGTCTTATCTAAAATACAAAAGAAAAACTCCAGCTATCTTATACTAAAACATCTACTTAATGTCACTATAACTTTTCACCGTTTGTAACAACTCTTTTTTATAAAGATAGATATCCTCTAAACTATTTAAAAGTTTTTTTTCACCACTATCTTTACCATTATGGAATAATTCAATGTACTTATTTGATGAGTTAAAATGCAAACGACACAATGGCTTTCTATTGTTATCATCAAATAAAATTCCGAAATACGATTGAGTATCTCTAAACGCAATTCTAGAAGCTACTAATTCCTCTCGAAGTATAGCTTTTACAATTTGTGATCCTTCCACCTCTTCTTCTGTAGTATTTATTTTCACCAAATCAATATTTTCATCAATAGGTAAGGTTTCACCTGATCCCTTAGAAGGTACTGTCTCACTTATACTAAGTGCATTTTTTAAACGAAAATTAATTGATTCATTAATTGAATTCGCAAGCGCTCGTTTTGTATACTCCTTAAATGTAACGAGTCTTGCAGCCGTTATCGGTTTATCAAAAAATTTACCAACAAGGAGCTTTACCATTTCATCTGAAGGATTATCTAACTCTTTTTCAAATTCATTCTTGATAGCTTTAATATATTTTAATGCTTCGGCAGAATCCAAAATACTTTCCAAATTGTATCCATTTTTAGTAAAGTTTTCAAGAATTTTCAAACTCGAATCTTTTAGATTTGCAAGATCTAACGTATAAAATGGTTTTTCATCCATAATATTTGGTTTCTCCAAATCAGCATAAAAATTGTAGGTGTGCCCATTTGTTAGAACACCAAATCTAGCTTTAGAAACATGATAATATCGATGGAGTTGAGAATTATGTGCATCTGCATTTTCTTTCCAATGTTTACATTCAATGATAAGGATTGGTTCATCGTTCTTT is part of the Chryseobacterium paludis genome and encodes:
- a CDS encoding HPF/RaiA family ribosome-associated protein, whose protein sequence is MKITVQSIGLTPHEPLESHIEKKVSKLETFYDKIHECKIFLKVENNSDKSNKTTEIILAVPGDDIVVKKTSVSFEESLDLCVDTAKKLLIKKKETA
- a CDS encoding ATP-binding protein, with translation MSLKRKIALNLSIAFSLLFGIVMVIIYMSFNDFRRDEFKERFRQRLEFTSHFISESKDFEREAPIFFNENSDNILLNEKILIFNAEKELIYSTIKDRNVTWDAALLKELDQKKMIYTEKTVPEIYAALKNIRGENYYILTSAFDSNGKSKLNYLKYLLITAYVMSTLLIGLFSYYFMGQFLRPLEELNQEISEVTAHKLTTQIPVQESQDEISILAQSFNTMIVRLNDVFQSQKDFTASASHEIRTPITRMAFQLENLIKFEKHSPETLSSLKQIQKDVYQLSDLTNSLLLLTKFDKENIQSLYEEVRIDEVIFSSFETVEKSYPDLKMDFLISEETSEQALLTIKGIQSLLDIVFINLFKNAAVYSDNTEVDVLITETTSKLIVDVISHGNTISEDEQSKLFEAFMRGHNSQHISGSGLGLRIVKRILEYHGADIIYSSPLENVNKFSVTFKN
- a CDS encoding tyrosine-type recombinase/integrase, encoding MLNKYLEYLEFEKRYSPHTITSYRKDLEDFSYFFLKTESSEDISKADKKVIRNFIVALSENNISKRSINRKLSSLRSFYLFLLKIGEIKVSPTESISSLKFYAEKQIPISQEEMQVLDNAFFEDGHDVLDHCIIEVLYQTGIRKAELCGLIFENVNLDGNELKIIGKGNKERYVPIAEDLTHLLRSYLELRKPDEEYKSYFFVNKKGKKLSEKFVYVVVNKYLSLITSKQKRSPHILRHSFATHVLDNGAEISKVKKILGHSSLASTQVYTNANIEQLKKVFNQAHPRASKKEEL
- a CDS encoding acyltransferase family protein; its protein translation is MSSTLPISSSKPHYEILDGLRGVAAIMVVFFHIFEVYSNGDHTKQIINHGYLAVDFFFMLSGYVISYAYDNRWGQMTMKDFFIRRLIRLQPMIIIGSLVGAVLFYFQHSEGMGWGGISTTPVWKLLLVMFIGMTVIPVGKGLDIRGWNEMHPLNGPAWSLFYEYIANIFYALILRKVSKIVLGILVLVSAAFTIHYAFTNPSGDIIGGWSIDDAKQLRIGFIRLAFPFLMGIFLARAAKLKLTKNAFFTTSVLLMVILAIPRLGGNDAHWQNALYECFALMILFPVVILLGAGGKILNKNTHQFCKWLGDISYPIYITHFPLAYTYYAWVANGKHTLAEPRSWIFGLLTVVISIILAYLYMRFYDVPVRKWLVKRFQ
- a CDS encoding TolC family protein; amino-acid sequence: MNKIAGLFVVISSFMTAQQKMSLLDCENAFQTNNLQLLAQQYNINMADADILQAKIWELPQLSGQINAYNPEKKKVFDVGNAKGAQVTQLIYMGGKKKNEIAFAKSNKELAQFQFSQLLVDLKTQLHTTYYNLYFEKLKLENTNKQLGYMKELLSAYKVQSAKGNVSLKDEVRLQSIVIQLNNDKVEINKNILTVEQNLKVLTGITEDIEPQLSDSEAKEILATQPFGDEEELKKKALENNADYQYNIKLIDNSKLFAQWQKSLNVPDLNVGAGWDQNGGTFKNEINLMVGIPLPLWKSNQGNVEKANYAIQQNQKNADYQKLDLETKVQASYRTWKSQYDQLAEIKATDLNNLDLVYNGMLKNFRSGNVSLIEFTDFMESYRQTALQIYDMKNDIIQSAEQLNQLVQTKIFY
- a CDS encoding response regulator transcription factor; this encodes MNILLLEDDLILSAELCKFLESNHFTCDKIYDGETFLRQIKNNSYDLYLLDINVPKINGLDVCQTIRSFDKNTPIIIISAYGDLSDKKDAFTRLADDYLVKPFQFEELLLRVNSLLRRKMPVDTSDQEIVRIDDLIINKTEQKVFRAGNEITLTLKEFQLLAYLAEAQGRTVSKQQITEHVWEHNFNTNTNTVEVYINFLRKKIDKDFKVKLIHTRSGFGYYLSPL
- a CDS encoding reprolysin-like metallopeptidase, which encodes MKIKQLLYLGIFILSISLGKAQDFFTTISERSIKADPKNRTVQPEKSLTYTLNVSGMKSYFNSVPELRDNERKDNAPIIVLPMPDGTKAKFRIWKSSVMAPELAQKFPQLVTFTGQGVDDQYATIKLDFTELGFHAQIKSVITGDTYIDPYAKTNINDYIVYKKSDLIDRNPRICGTKDEEITPEKKSVQKSVTPSVGTQIRIFRFAVACTGEYAKAATGLATPTVAQALSAIVTSVNRVNGVYEQEVAVRLILVPTETNVIFTNPTTDPFTGNNDAYTLIDESQAQIDALIGNANYDIGHTFSTGGGGLAGLGVICSTGNKGSGITGSSNPVGDPYDIDYVAHEVGHQFGGPHTFNAITGNCAGNRSASNAVEPGSGVTIMAYAGICGSVNDLAPNSIPTFHTKSFQSITTKVQSTTCQVTTPVANTAPVVNAGNDYTIPKGTPFKLTGSATDTQNNALTYSWEQNDVGPAGNWNAPTGNAAIFRSFVPVTVPYRYFPKITDVINNTVTRGEILPSYARTMEFRLTVRDNNPGCAGVANDDAIVTVDGNSGPFTVTAPTTAVTWTGNTTQTITWNVANTTAAPVSCANVSILLSTDGGLTYPTTIIASTPNDGSETIIVPNVTTAQARIMVAGQGNVFYNINPVNFAIDKVLGVSEVVGSKDVFVVYPNPSKGLLNIKFTNSNENYDIMVYDASGRVAFSKLNNTLDAGKVGTFNLAHLMTGDYVIKIKTKNMEKSVKWVKE
- the rpsU gene encoding 30S ribosomal protein S21, giving the protein MLIIPVKDGESIDRALKKYKRKFDKTGTVRQLRSRQAFIKPSVTLRQSKLKAAYKQRALSKEEQA
- a CDS encoding AraC family transcriptional regulator, whose amino-acid sequence is MKQNLKYYPNIKTKRFHFDHVHIKWDQQVPLHQQETWELSYIITGSGARIIGDVVENFSKGEIILIPPNIPHCWSFDESVHDREGKIENITIVFESDFLKNCTLIFPELFTAISELQNNENAVSFTGEPLQKLQVLMTSMIHQNDIERISSFIILLELISYCKDMRIVGRPITENKQEKKLQKIHLYILSNFQRNITLEEISQSVGMQKSSFCVFFKRMTGKSFFTYLTEFRIESSCQMLLKTKLSVKEICIASGFSDIPYYNRVFKKIKGMSPGYYRNKYH
- a CDS encoding type I restriction endonuclease, whose translation is MEADLKLKLEQLHQRVDSLKDQINTEEGTKNAFVMPFIQILGYDIFNPTEVIPEFICDIGTKKGEKVDYVIKKNDEPILIIECKHWKENADAHNSQLHRYYHVSKARFGVLTNGHTYNFYADLEKPNIMDEKPFYTLDLANLKDSSLKILENFTKNGYNLESILDSAEALKYIKAIKNEFEKELDNPSDEMVKLLVGKFFDKPITAARLVTFKEYTKRALANSINESINFRLKNALSISETVPSKGSGETLPIDENIDLVKINTTEEEVEGSQIVKAILREELVASRIAFRDTQSYFGILFDDNNRKPLCRLHFNSSNKYIELFHNGKDSGEKKLLNSLEDIYLYKKELLQTVKSYSDIK